A DNA window from Daucus carota subsp. sativus chromosome 3, DH1 v3.0, whole genome shotgun sequence contains the following coding sequences:
- the LOC108213162 gene encoding uncharacterized protein LOC108213162, with the protein MASSALLALALALAFCIQGSLGNVICENLSKDACAFAVSSEGKRCVLEQRMCRSGMGKYTCRSSEIEADTLKDWIESDECIKACGLERNVLGISSDSLLESQFTQKLCSTPCYNSCPNIVDLYFNLAAGEGVYLPKLCEARGVNARRGMAELKSSGLVSPGPVASERLGEAPGPISTEMFVEAPEPAMGPASL; encoded by the exons ATGGCTTCTTCCGCTTTGTTAGCGTTGGCTCTTGCACTGGCCTTTTGCATACAAGGCTCCTTAG GAAATGTCATCTGTGAGAATCTGAGCAAAGACGCGTGTGCTTTCGCCGTATCCTCTGAGGGGAAACGGTGTGTGCTGGAGCAGCGTATGTGCAGGAGCGGGATGGGGAAGTACACTTGTCGAAGCTCGGAGATTGAAGCTGATACTCTCAAGGATTGGATTGAGAGTGATGAATGTATTAAAGCTTGTGGACTTGAGAGAAATGTGCTTGGAATTTCGTCTGATTCTCTTCTTGAGTCACAATTCACGCAAAAGCTTTGCTCCACCCCTTGCTACAATAGCTGCCCCAATATTGTTGACCTTTACTTCAATCTTGCTGCTGGTGAAG GAGTATATCTTCCAAAACTGTGCGAAGCACGAGGAGTGAATGCTCGTCGTGGAATGGCAGAGCTGAAAAGCTCCGGACTAGTGTCACCGGGACCGGTGGCTAGCGAGAGGCTGGGGGAGGCACCAGGGCCTATTTCCACGGAAATGTTCGTGGAGGCTCCGGAACCGGCCATGGGTCCAGCCAGCCTCTAG